In Etheostoma cragini isolate CJK2018 chromosome 9, CSU_Ecrag_1.0, whole genome shotgun sequence, the following are encoded in one genomic region:
- the kif1aa gene encoding kinesin-like protein KIF1A isoform X26, which yields MAGASVKVAVRVRPFNSREIGKESKCIIQMSGNTTTIINPKQAKDNKSFNFDYSYWSHTSPEDINFASQLQVYKDIGEEMLLHAFEGYNVCIFAYGQTGAGKSYTMMGKQDVKDQQGIIPLLCEDLFTKFNDNADNSMSYSVEVSYMEIYCERVRDLLNPKNKGNLRVREHPLMGPYVEDLSKLAVTAYNDIQDLMDSGNKARTVAATNMNETSSRSHAVFNIIFTQKRYDAETDNTSEKVSKISLVDLAGSERADSTGAKGTRLKEGANINKSLTTLGKVISALAEVDSGPNKNKKKKKVESFIPYRDSVLTWLLRENLGGNSRTAMVAALSPADINYDETLSTLRYADRAKQIRCNAVINEDPNNRLVRELKEEVSRLKDLLFSQGLGDIIEMTNAMTGMSPSPSLSALSSRAGSIASLHDRIMFSPGSEEAIERLKETEKIIAELNETWEEKLRRTEAIRMEREALLAEMGVAMREDGGTVGVFSPKKTPHLVNLNEDPLMSECLLYYIKDGITRVGRVDASSRQDIVLSGHFIKDEHCTFTSSTGPMGETVVLEPCEGAETYVNGKLVTEPTVLKSGNRIILGKSHVFRFNHPVQARAERERTPCAETPAEPVDWAFAQRELLDKQGIDMKQEMEQRLQELEDQYRKEREEANNLLEQQRLDYESKLEALQKQVDSYYPEAPDEEEEPEEEVQWTERERELAVWSFRKWRCYQFTSLRDLLWGNAIFLKEANAISVELKKKVQFQFVLLTDTLYSPLPPDLLPAEGTKDNEKRHFPRTIVAVEVQDQKNGATHYWTLQKLRQRLDLMREMYDRAADVPNNTTEDSENVMTGGDPFYDRFPWFRLVGRNPIFNTCMSERMSDPTPSPTLSNSEITELADPQREGQGEDDELDELEKLDDLDDDIFLDDPCSELGGEDDDDDDDDDDGDDDDEGELCRGSGEGQDPFYNRSPLFSVVGRAFVYLSNLLYPVPLVHRVAIVSEKGEVKGFLRVAVQAISADEEAPDYGSGVRQSGTAKISFEDQQYEKFQSESCSVGLSRTGISQEELRIVEGEGQNSELGPSADEVNNNTCAAGADELESPLKSLVGPLDTTLEHLKIGNVFTFRVTVLQASSISAEYADIFCQFNFIHRHDEAFSTEPLKNTGRGPPLGFYHVQNIAVEVTKSFVEYIKTQPIVFEVFGHYQKQPFIPLCKDVISPLRPCRRQFPRVMPLSKPVPATKLTAMTRPQAGPCHCKYDLMVFFEICELEATGDYIPAVVDHRGGMPCHGTFLLHQGLQRRITVTIVHESGGDMEWKDIRELVVGRLRNTPEADETIIDPNILSLNILSAGYVRPMQEDRQFLDSDMPRTFYRFEAAWDSSMHNSLLLNRVTPYGEKSYMTLSAYLEMENCLQPAIITKDICMVFYSRDTKLSASRSIRNLFGTGSLRAADGNRVTGVYEVSLCNLAEAGSPGMQRRRRRVLDTSVAYVRGEENLAGWRPRSDSLILDHQWELEKLSLLQDVEKTKHYLLLREKLESTLLMGHESLQTCITEELSESPQPPEVDPEVSSSSKIITERQRELAAKCLRLLTHSFNREYSLVCVSASESKISEMSVTMLRDSASIPALNTITPSSTCPSLVDGCYGNAELRVPMPRSRAVSPSPNTEQDAEAKKSINGASETKLRTCKFVPDIQEIRVSPIVSKKGYLHFLEPQTNGWVKRYVVVRRPYVYIYNTERDAVERAILNLSSAQVEYSEDQQAMLKTPYTFAVCTEHRGILLQATNDKEMHDWLYAFNPLLAGTIRSKLSRRRAGQMRM from the exons ATGGCAGGGGCCTCTGTGAAGGTGGCGGTGCGTGTCCGCCCCTTCAATTCAAGGGAGAttggaaaagaaagcaaatgcaTCATTCAGATGTCCGGAAACACCACCA CCATCATCAACCCCAAGCAGGCCAAAGACAACAAGAGCTTCAACTTCGATTACTCCTACTGGTCTCACACCTCG CCAGAGGACATCAACTTTGCCTCTCAGCTGCAAGTGTACAAAGACATTGGAGAGGAAATGTTGCTGCACGCCTTCGAGGGATACAACGTCTGCATCTTTGCTTATGGTCAGACAGGCGCTGGCAAGTCTTACACCATGATGGGGAAACAGGATGTCAAGGATCAACAAGGAATCATTCCCCTG CTGTGTGAAGATCTTTTTACCAAATTTAATGACAATGCAGACAACAGCATGTCCTATTCTGTGGAG GTAAGCTACATGGAAATCTACTGTGAACGTGTGCGGGATTTACTGAACCCCAAAAATAAAGGGAACCTGCGTGTCAGAGAACATCCTCTGATGGGACCTTATGTTGAGGACCTGTCCAAACTGGCTGTCACCGCCTACAATGACATCCAGGATCTGATGGACTCTGGCAACAAGGCCAG GACGGTGGCTGCCACCAACATGAATGAGACCAGCAGTCGCTCGCATGCTGTCTTTAACATCATATTCACCCAGAAACGCTATGATGCTGAGACTGATAACACCTCTGAGAAG GTCAGCAAAATAAGTTTGGTGGATTTGGCTGGGAGTGAGAGGGCAGATTCTACTGGAGCCAAAGGAACTCGGCTTAAG GAAGGAGCAAATATCAACAAATCTCTAACTACACTGGGGAAAGTCATCTCTGCTTTGGCAGAAGTG GACTCTGGGCCAAATAAG aataaaaagaagaagaaggtggaaAGCTTCATCCCTTACAGAGATTCAGTTTTGACCTGGCTACTGAGAGAAAATTTGG GGGGGAATTCTCGTACTGCGATGGTAGCTGCCTTAAGTCCAGCTGATATCAATTACGATGAGACCCTCAGCACACTCAG GTACGCAGATCGCGCCAAACAGATTCGCTGTAACGCTGTTATCAATGAGGATCCCAACAACCGATTGGTGCGAGAGCTGAAGGAGGAGGTGTCTCGTCTGAAAGATCTCCTCTTCTCCCAGGGCCTGGGTGACATCATTGAGA TGACCAATGCCATGACGGGGATGAGtccctctccgtctctctcagCCTTGTCCAGCCGTGCCGGATCGATCGCCAGTCTTCATGACCGCATCATGTTCAGCCCAGGCAGCGAAGAGGCAATCGAGAGGCTGAAG gAAACAGAGAAAATCATTGCTGAACTCAATGAGACTTGGGAAGAGAAACTTCGTCGAACAGAAGCCATTAGAATGGAAAG AGAGGCCTTGCTGGCAGAAATGGGTGTAGCAATGCGAGAAGATGGTGGGACAGTTGGTGTGTTCTCTCCCAAAAAG ACCCCTCATCTGGTGAATCTCAACGAGGACCCTCTGATGTCTGAGTGCTTGCTGTACTACATTAAAGATGGAATCACCAG ggTAGGTCGTGTTGACGCCAGCAGTCGTCAGGATATAGTCCTCAGCGGCCACTTCATCAAGGATGAGCACTGCACCTTTACCAGTTCTACTGGTCCAATGGGAGAAA CAGTTGTCCTTGAGCCGTGTGAAGGAGCAGAGACTTATGTTAACGGGAAGCTAGTAACAGAGCCCACTGTCCTAAAATCAG GAAATCGCATCATTCTGGGGAAGAGCCATGTGTTCCGGTTCAACCACCCTGTGCAGGCCAGGGCTGAGAGGGAGCGGACTCCATGTGCAGAGACCCCTGCTGAGCCTGTGGACTGGGCCTTCGCCCAGAGGGAGCTGCTGGACAAACAGGGGATTGACatgaaacaggaaatggaacaGAG GCTGCAGGAGTTGGAAGACCAGTATcgcaaagaaagagaggaagccAACAACCTCCTGGAACAGCAAAGACTG GATTATGAGAGCAAGCTGGAGGCTCTCCAGAAGCAAGTGGACAGTTACTACCCAGAAGCCcctgatgaagaggaagaaccAGAAGAGGAAG TGCAatggacagagagggaaagagagctGGCTGTGTGGAGCTTTCGTAAGTGGCGGTGCTACCAGTTCACCTCCCTCCGTGACCTGCTATGGGGGAATGCCATCTTCCTTAAGGAGGCCAATGCTATCAGTGTGGAACTCAAGAAGAAG GTCCAGTTCCAGTTTGTTCTACTCACAGACACTCTATACTCCCCCCTGCCTCCAGACCTGTTGCCCGCAGAGGGAACTAAGGACAATGAGAAGCGACACTTCCCACGCACCATTGTAGCCGTGGAGGTACAGGATCAGAAAAATGGAGCCACCCACTATTGGACATTACAAAAACTAAG ACAGAGACTCGATCTCATGAGAGAGATGTATGATCGCGCTGCTGATGTGCCCAACAATACCACTGAAGACAGTGAAAATGTAATGACTGGAGGGGACCCCTTTTATGACCGCTTCCCTTGGTTCCGTCTGGTTGGAAG AAACCCCATTTTCAACACATGCATGAGCGAGCGCATGAGTGACCCTACCCCATCCCCGACCCTCTCCAACTCTGAAATTACGGAGCTGGCTGACCCACAGCGGGAGGGTCAAGGGGAGGATGATGAGTTGGATGAGTTGGAGAAGTTGGATGACCTGGACGATGATATCTTTTTGGACGACCCGTGCTCGGAGCTCGGGggagaggatgatgatgatgatgatgatgatgatgatggtgatgatgatgatgagggaGAGCTCTGCCGTGGCTCCGGCGAAGGCCAGGATCCCTTTTACAACCGCTCACCATTATTCAGTGTAGTGGGAAG GGCTTTTGTTTATCTGAGTAACCTGCTGTACCCAGTTCCTCTCGTCCACCGCGTGGCCATCGTCAGCGAGAAGGGGGAAGTGAAGGGCTTCCTCCGAGTGGCGGTGCAGGCCATATCAG CTGATGAGGAAGCTCCTGACTATGGCTCAGGAGTAAGGCAGTCAGGCACTGCCAAAATCTCATTTGAGGATCAGCAGTATGAAAAG TTCCAGTCCGAGTCCTGCTCTGTAGGACTGTCCCGTACAGGGATTTCACAGGAAGAGCTTCGTATCgtggagggggaggggcagAATTCAGAACTGGGACCCTCAGCTGATGAGGTCAACAATAACACATGTGCGG CTGGTGCAGATGAGTTGGAGAGTCCGCTGAAGAGTCTGGTGGGCCCGCTTGACACAACTCTGGAGCACCTAAAGATTGGTAATGTTTTTACCTTCAGGGTGACTGTCCTTCAAGCCTCCAGCATCTCTGCAGAATATGCTGATATCTTTTGCCAGTTTAA TTTCATTCACCGCCATGATGAGGCCTTTTCCACTGAGCCCCTAAAAAACACAGGCCGCGGCCCCCCTCTTGGCTTCTACCATGTGCAGAAT ATTGCTGTTGAAGTGACTAAATCCTTCGTTGAATACATCAAGACTCAGCCAATTGTGTTTGAAGTGTTTGGACACTACCAGAAACAGCCTTTTATTCCACTCTGTAAAGACGTCATCAG TCCACTACGTCCCTGCAGAAGACAGTTCCCCCGAGTGATGCCTCTGTCCAAGCCAG TACCTGCCACTAAGCTGACAGCGATGACGCGCCCGCAGGCAGGACCCTGTCACTGCAAATATGATCTCATGGTGTTCTTTGAGATCTGCGAGCTGGAAGCCACTGGAGA CTACATCCCTGCAGTAGTGGACCACAGAGGAGGAATGCCTTGTCATGGCACATTCCTACTGCACCAG GGCCTCCAGAGGAGAATCACTGTTACCATTGTACATGAGTCAGGAGGTGACATGGAATGGAAGGACATCCGTGAGCTTGTTGTGG GTCGTCTCCGCAACACCCCTGAAGCCGATGAGACCATCATTGACCccaatattctctctctcaacaTCCTGTCTGCTGGGTATGTCAGGCCCATGCAAGAAGACAG ACAGTTTCTTGATTCGGACATGCCTAG GACTTTCTACCGCTTTGAGGCCGCTTGGGATAGCTCCATGCACAACTCCCTGCTCTTAAACCGAGTCACTCCGTATGGAGAGAAAAGCTACATGACCTTATCAGCCTACTTGGAG ATGGAGAACTGCCTCCAGCCTGCAATCATAACCAAAGATATCTGCATGGTGTTTTACTCTCGAGACACAAAGCTCTCAGCCTCCCGCTCTATTCGAAACCTTTTTGGTACTGGAAGCCTGAGAGCGGCGGATGG AAACCGTGTAACTGGAGTTTATGAGGTCAGCCTATGTAACCTAGCAGAGGCAGGAAGCCCAG GTATGCAGAGGAGACGCAGGCGGGTGCTGGACACCTCAGTGGCCTACGTCCGTGGGGAGGAGAACCTGGCTGGGTGGAGGCCCCGTAGTGACAGCCTCATTCTGGACCACCAGTGGGAGCTGGAGAAACTCAGCCTCCTTCAAGAT GTGGAGAAGACCAAACATTACCTCCTTCTAAGGGAGAAACTGGAGTCTACCCTGCTCATGGGCCATGAGTCCCTGCAGACCTGCATCACTGAGGAGCTGAGTGAGTCTCCTCAACCCCCCGAGGTTGACCCGGAGGTCAGCTCCAGCTCAAAAATCATCACTGAGAGGCAGAGGGAGCTCGCTGCTAAG TGTTTGCGGCTGCTCACTCACTCCTTTAACCGAGAATACAGCCTTGTATGTGTCAGCGCCAGTGAAAGCAAG ATCTCAGAGATGTCAGTCACAATGCTAAGAGACTCTGCTTCGATCCCTGCTCTCAACACAATCACACCCTCCTCAACATGCCCTTCGCTGGTTGATGGTTGCTATGGCAATGCTGAACTCAG AGTCCCTATGCCTCGCTCTCGTGCCGTCAGCCCTAGTCCTAACACAGAGCAGGACGCAGAGGCTAAGAAGTCCATCAACGGAGCCTCTGAAACCAAACTACGGACCTGCAAATTTGTTCCTGATATCCAGGAAATTAGAGTCAG CCCCATTGTGTCAAAGAAGGGTTACTTACATTTCTTGGAGCCACAAACCAACGGATGGGTGAAGCGCTATGTTGTTGTGCGCCGGCCGTACGTCTACATctacaacacagagagagacgcTGTGGAGCGGGCTATCCTCAACCTCTCCTCTGCCCAGGTTGAGTACAGTGAGGACCAGCAGGCAATGCTGAAG ACCCCGTACACATTCGCAGTGTGTACAGAACATCGTGGAATATTGCTTCAAGCCACTAATGACAAAGAGATGCACGACTGGCTGTATGCGTTCAATCCTCTCCTTGCTGGAACtatcag GTCAAAGCTGTCGAGAAGACGAGCCGGACAGATGAGGATGTGA
- the kif1aa gene encoding kinesin-like protein KIF1A isoform X14: MAGASVKVAVRVRPFNSREIGKESKCIIQMSGNTTTIINPKQAKDNKSFNFDYSYWSHTSPEDINFASQLQVYKDIGEEMLLHAFEGYNVCIFAYGQTGAGKSYTMMGKQDVKDQQGIIPLLCEDLFTKFNDNADNSMSYSVEVSYMEIYCERVRDLLNPKNKGNLRVREHPLMGPYVEDLSKLAVTAYNDIQDLMDSGNKARTVAATNMNETSSRSHAVFNIIFTQKRYDAETDNTSEKVSKISLVDLAGSERADSTGAKGTRLKEGANINKSLTTLGKVISALAEVDSGPNKNKKKKKVESFIPYRDSVLTWLLRENLGGNSRTAMVAALSPADINYDETLSTLRYADRAKQIRCNAVINEDPNNRLVRELKEEVSRLKDLLFSQGLGDIIETYRATGDDIEGLKLTNAMTGMSPSPSLSALSSRAGSIASLHDRIMFSPGSEEAIERLKETEKIIAELNETWEEKLRRTEAIRMEREALLAEMGVAMREDGGTVGVFSPKKTPHLVNLNEDPLMSECLLYYIKDGITRVGRVDASSRQDIVLSGHFIKDEHCTFTSSTGPMGETVVLEPCEGAETYVNGKLVTEPTVLKSGNRIILGKSHVFRFNHPVQARAERERTPCAETPAEPVDWAFAQRELLDKQGIDMKQEMEQRLQELEDQYRKEREEANNLLEQQRLDYESKLEALQKQVDSYYPEAPDEEEEPEEEVQWTERERELAVWSFRKWRCYQFTSLRDLLWGNAIFLKEANAISVELKKKVQFQFVLLTDTLYSPLPPDLLPAEGTKDNEKRHFPRTIVAVEVQDQKNGATHYWTLQKLRQRLDLMREMYDRAADVPNNTTEDSENVMTGGDPFYDRFPWFRLVGRNPIFNTCMSERMSDPTPSPTLSNSEITELADPQREGQGEDDELDELEKLDDLDDDIFLDDPCSELGGEDDDDDDDDDDGDDDDEGELCRGSGEGQDPFYNRSPLFSVVGRAFVYLSNLLYPVPLVHRVAIVSEKGEVKGFLRVAVQAISADEEAPDYGSGVRQSGTAKISFEDQQYEKFQSESCSVGLSRTGISQEELRIVEGEGQNSELGPSADEVNNNTCAAGADELESPLKSLVGPLDTTLEHLKIGNVFTFRVTVLQASSISAEYADIFCQFNFIHRHDEAFSTEPLKNTGRGPPLGFYHVQNIAVEVTKSFVEYIKTQPIVFEVFGHYQKQPFIPLCKDVISPLRPCRRQFPRVMPLSKPVPATKLTAMTRPQAGPCHCKYDLMVFFEICELEATGDYIPAVVDHRGGMPCHGTFLLHQGLQRRITVTIVHESGGDMEWKDIRELVVGRLRNTPEADETIIDPNILSLNILSAGYVRPMQEDRTFYRFEAAWDSSMHNSLLLNRVTPYGEKSYMTLSAYLEMENCLQPAIITKDICMVFYSRDTKLSASRSIRNLFGTGSLRAADGNRVTGVYEVSLCNLAEAGSPGMQRRRRRVLDTSVAYVRGEENLAGWRPRSDSLILDHQWELEKLSLLQDVEKTKHYLLLREKLESTLLMGHESLQTCITEELSESPQPPEVDPEVSSSSKIITERQRELAAKCLRLLTHSFNREYSLVCVSASESKISEMSVTMLRDSASIPALNTITPSSTCPSLVDGCYGNAELRVPMPRSRAVSPSPNTEQDAEAKKSINGASETKLRTCKFVPDIQEIRVSPIVSKKGYLHFLEPQTNGWVKRYVVVRRPYVYIYNTERDAVERAILNLSSAQVEYSEDQQAMLKTPYTFAVCTEHRGILLQATNDKEMHDWLYAFNPLLAGTIRSKLSRRRAGQMRM; encoded by the exons ATGGCAGGGGCCTCTGTGAAGGTGGCGGTGCGTGTCCGCCCCTTCAATTCAAGGGAGAttggaaaagaaagcaaatgcaTCATTCAGATGTCCGGAAACACCACCA CCATCATCAACCCCAAGCAGGCCAAAGACAACAAGAGCTTCAACTTCGATTACTCCTACTGGTCTCACACCTCG CCAGAGGACATCAACTTTGCCTCTCAGCTGCAAGTGTACAAAGACATTGGAGAGGAAATGTTGCTGCACGCCTTCGAGGGATACAACGTCTGCATCTTTGCTTATGGTCAGACAGGCGCTGGCAAGTCTTACACCATGATGGGGAAACAGGATGTCAAGGATCAACAAGGAATCATTCCCCTG CTGTGTGAAGATCTTTTTACCAAATTTAATGACAATGCAGACAACAGCATGTCCTATTCTGTGGAG GTAAGCTACATGGAAATCTACTGTGAACGTGTGCGGGATTTACTGAACCCCAAAAATAAAGGGAACCTGCGTGTCAGAGAACATCCTCTGATGGGACCTTATGTTGAGGACCTGTCCAAACTGGCTGTCACCGCCTACAATGACATCCAGGATCTGATGGACTCTGGCAACAAGGCCAG GACGGTGGCTGCCACCAACATGAATGAGACCAGCAGTCGCTCGCATGCTGTCTTTAACATCATATTCACCCAGAAACGCTATGATGCTGAGACTGATAACACCTCTGAGAAG GTCAGCAAAATAAGTTTGGTGGATTTGGCTGGGAGTGAGAGGGCAGATTCTACTGGAGCCAAAGGAACTCGGCTTAAG GAAGGAGCAAATATCAACAAATCTCTAACTACACTGGGGAAAGTCATCTCTGCTTTGGCAGAAGTG GACTCTGGGCCAAATAAG aataaaaagaagaagaaggtggaaAGCTTCATCCCTTACAGAGATTCAGTTTTGACCTGGCTACTGAGAGAAAATTTGG GGGGGAATTCTCGTACTGCGATGGTAGCTGCCTTAAGTCCAGCTGATATCAATTACGATGAGACCCTCAGCACACTCAG GTACGCAGATCGCGCCAAACAGATTCGCTGTAACGCTGTTATCAATGAGGATCCCAACAACCGATTGGTGCGAGAGCTGAAGGAGGAGGTGTCTCGTCTGAAAGATCTCCTCTTCTCCCAGGGCCTGGGTGACATCATTGAGA CATATCGAGCAACTGGTGATGACATAGAGggtttgaaat TGACCAATGCCATGACGGGGATGAGtccctctccgtctctctcagCCTTGTCCAGCCGTGCCGGATCGATCGCCAGTCTTCATGACCGCATCATGTTCAGCCCAGGCAGCGAAGAGGCAATCGAGAGGCTGAAG gAAACAGAGAAAATCATTGCTGAACTCAATGAGACTTGGGAAGAGAAACTTCGTCGAACAGAAGCCATTAGAATGGAAAG AGAGGCCTTGCTGGCAGAAATGGGTGTAGCAATGCGAGAAGATGGTGGGACAGTTGGTGTGTTCTCTCCCAAAAAG ACCCCTCATCTGGTGAATCTCAACGAGGACCCTCTGATGTCTGAGTGCTTGCTGTACTACATTAAAGATGGAATCACCAG ggTAGGTCGTGTTGACGCCAGCAGTCGTCAGGATATAGTCCTCAGCGGCCACTTCATCAAGGATGAGCACTGCACCTTTACCAGTTCTACTGGTCCAATGGGAGAAA CAGTTGTCCTTGAGCCGTGTGAAGGAGCAGAGACTTATGTTAACGGGAAGCTAGTAACAGAGCCCACTGTCCTAAAATCAG GAAATCGCATCATTCTGGGGAAGAGCCATGTGTTCCGGTTCAACCACCCTGTGCAGGCCAGGGCTGAGAGGGAGCGGACTCCATGTGCAGAGACCCCTGCTGAGCCTGTGGACTGGGCCTTCGCCCAGAGGGAGCTGCTGGACAAACAGGGGATTGACatgaaacaggaaatggaacaGAG GCTGCAGGAGTTGGAAGACCAGTATcgcaaagaaagagaggaagccAACAACCTCCTGGAACAGCAAAGACTG GATTATGAGAGCAAGCTGGAGGCTCTCCAGAAGCAAGTGGACAGTTACTACCCAGAAGCCcctgatgaagaggaagaaccAGAAGAGGAAG TGCAatggacagagagggaaagagagctGGCTGTGTGGAGCTTTCGTAAGTGGCGGTGCTACCAGTTCACCTCCCTCCGTGACCTGCTATGGGGGAATGCCATCTTCCTTAAGGAGGCCAATGCTATCAGTGTGGAACTCAAGAAGAAG GTCCAGTTCCAGTTTGTTCTACTCACAGACACTCTATACTCCCCCCTGCCTCCAGACCTGTTGCCCGCAGAGGGAACTAAGGACAATGAGAAGCGACACTTCCCACGCACCATTGTAGCCGTGGAGGTACAGGATCAGAAAAATGGAGCCACCCACTATTGGACATTACAAAAACTAAG ACAGAGACTCGATCTCATGAGAGAGATGTATGATCGCGCTGCTGATGTGCCCAACAATACCACTGAAGACAGTGAAAATGTAATGACTGGAGGGGACCCCTTTTATGACCGCTTCCCTTGGTTCCGTCTGGTTGGAAG AAACCCCATTTTCAACACATGCATGAGCGAGCGCATGAGTGACCCTACCCCATCCCCGACCCTCTCCAACTCTGAAATTACGGAGCTGGCTGACCCACAGCGGGAGGGTCAAGGGGAGGATGATGAGTTGGATGAGTTGGAGAAGTTGGATGACCTGGACGATGATATCTTTTTGGACGACCCGTGCTCGGAGCTCGGGggagaggatgatgatgatgatgatgatgatgatgatggtgatgatgatgatgagggaGAGCTCTGCCGTGGCTCCGGCGAAGGCCAGGATCCCTTTTACAACCGCTCACCATTATTCAGTGTAGTGGGAAG GGCTTTTGTTTATCTGAGTAACCTGCTGTACCCAGTTCCTCTCGTCCACCGCGTGGCCATCGTCAGCGAGAAGGGGGAAGTGAAGGGCTTCCTCCGAGTGGCGGTGCAGGCCATATCAG CTGATGAGGAAGCTCCTGACTATGGCTCAGGAGTAAGGCAGTCAGGCACTGCCAAAATCTCATTTGAGGATCAGCAGTATGAAAAG TTCCAGTCCGAGTCCTGCTCTGTAGGACTGTCCCGTACAGGGATTTCACAGGAAGAGCTTCGTATCgtggagggggaggggcagAATTCAGAACTGGGACCCTCAGCTGATGAGGTCAACAATAACACATGTGCGG CTGGTGCAGATGAGTTGGAGAGTCCGCTGAAGAGTCTGGTGGGCCCGCTTGACACAACTCTGGAGCACCTAAAGATTGGTAATGTTTTTACCTTCAGGGTGACTGTCCTTCAAGCCTCCAGCATCTCTGCAGAATATGCTGATATCTTTTGCCAGTTTAA TTTCATTCACCGCCATGATGAGGCCTTTTCCACTGAGCCCCTAAAAAACACAGGCCGCGGCCCCCCTCTTGGCTTCTACCATGTGCAGAAT ATTGCTGTTGAAGTGACTAAATCCTTCGTTGAATACATCAAGACTCAGCCAATTGTGTTTGAAGTGTTTGGACACTACCAGAAACAGCCTTTTATTCCACTCTGTAAAGACGTCATCAG TCCACTACGTCCCTGCAGAAGACAGTTCCCCCGAGTGATGCCTCTGTCCAAGCCAG TACCTGCCACTAAGCTGACAGCGATGACGCGCCCGCAGGCAGGACCCTGTCACTGCAAATATGATCTCATGGTGTTCTTTGAGATCTGCGAGCTGGAAGCCACTGGAGA CTACATCCCTGCAGTAGTGGACCACAGAGGAGGAATGCCTTGTCATGGCACATTCCTACTGCACCAG GGCCTCCAGAGGAGAATCACTGTTACCATTGTACATGAGTCAGGAGGTGACATGGAATGGAAGGACATCCGTGAGCTTGTTGTGG GTCGTCTCCGCAACACCCCTGAAGCCGATGAGACCATCATTGACCccaatattctctctctcaacaTCCTGTCTGCTGGGTATGTCAGGCCCATGCAAGAAGACAG GACTTTCTACCGCTTTGAGGCCGCTTGGGATAGCTCCATGCACAACTCCCTGCTCTTAAACCGAGTCACTCCGTATGGAGAGAAAAGCTACATGACCTTATCAGCCTACTTGGAG ATGGAGAACTGCCTCCAGCCTGCAATCATAACCAAAGATATCTGCATGGTGTTTTACTCTCGAGACACAAAGCTCTCAGCCTCCCGCTCTATTCGAAACCTTTTTGGTACTGGAAGCCTGAGAGCGGCGGATGG AAACCGTGTAACTGGAGTTTATGAGGTCAGCCTATGTAACCTAGCAGAGGCAGGAAGCCCAG GTATGCAGAGGAGACGCAGGCGGGTGCTGGACACCTCAGTGGCCTACGTCCGTGGGGAGGAGAACCTGGCTGGGTGGAGGCCCCGTAGTGACAGCCTCATTCTGGACCACCAGTGGGAGCTGGAGAAACTCAGCCTCCTTCAAGAT GTGGAGAAGACCAAACATTACCTCCTTCTAAGGGAGAAACTGGAGTCTACCCTGCTCATGGGCCATGAGTCCCTGCAGACCTGCATCACTGAGGAGCTGAGTGAGTCTCCTCAACCCCCCGAGGTTGACCCGGAGGTCAGCTCCAGCTCAAAAATCATCACTGAGAGGCAGAGGGAGCTCGCTGCTAAG TGTTTGCGGCTGCTCACTCACTCCTTTAACCGAGAATACAGCCTTGTATGTGTCAGCGCCAGTGAAAGCAAG ATCTCAGAGATGTCAGTCACAATGCTAAGAGACTCTGCTTCGATCCCTGCTCTCAACACAATCACACCCTCCTCAACATGCCCTTCGCTGGTTGATGGTTGCTATGGCAATGCTGAACTCAG AGTCCCTATGCCTCGCTCTCGTGCCGTCAGCCCTAGTCCTAACACAGAGCAGGACGCAGAGGCTAAGAAGTCCATCAACGGAGCCTCTGAAACCAAACTACGGACCTGCAAATTTGTTCCTGATATCCAGGAAATTAGAGTCAG CCCCATTGTGTCAAAGAAGGGTTACTTACATTTCTTGGAGCCACAAACCAACGGATGGGTGAAGCGCTATGTTGTTGTGCGCCGGCCGTACGTCTACATctacaacacagagagagacgcTGTGGAGCGGGCTATCCTCAACCTCTCCTCTGCCCAGGTTGAGTACAGTGAGGACCAGCAGGCAATGCTGAAG ACCCCGTACACATTCGCAGTGTGTACAGAACATCGTGGAATATTGCTTCAAGCCACTAATGACAAAGAGATGCACGACTGGCTGTATGCGTTCAATCCTCTCCTTGCTGGAACtatcag GTCAAAGCTGTCGAGAAGACGAGCCGGACAGATGAGGATGTGA